The Thermanaerothrix sp. genome has a window encoding:
- a CDS encoding double-cubane-cluster-containing anaerobic reductase, translating into MADYREMWSDLGLDLELHDKLCAALPPLFEEAFLHQKDRPSGMDYFNMVIAEVHGLRIKELVDHKRNGGFVAGSFCVYVPEEIILALGGLMVGLCAGSQFWVPEGEKVLPRNLCPLIKAALGAKLSKTCPYFQSVDLVVAENTCDGKKKAWEEMGRLVPTYVMDLPNRKSPEGKALWRSQVRELIGELEGRFNRKLTHEKLLEAIEKVEAKRQALRDLYETRKADPVPISGIDSLVVSQIAFYDDIGRFTSMTRQLADECRDRVSSGFGVFPKGTKRVLLTGSPIVVPNWKVHHILETSGAAVVVEENCTGTRYFKSSVDTSAKDLEGLIDALADRYLDGINCACFSPNQGRLDDVVELAREYRVHGVIDVTLSFCSTYQVEEASLKRRLKEEGIPLLCLETDYAPGDEGQIRTRVEAFLESL; encoded by the coding sequence TTGGCTGATTACCGTGAGATGTGGAGTGACCTTGGACTGGACTTGGAGCTGCACGACAAGCTCTGCGCCGCTCTACCACCCCTTTTCGAGGAGGCGTTCCTCCACCAGAAGGACCGGCCCTCCGGGATGGACTACTTCAACATGGTGATAGCGGAGGTCCACGGGCTTAGGATAAAGGAGCTGGTAGACCACAAGAGGAACGGCGGGTTCGTGGCGGGCTCCTTCTGCGTCTACGTCCCCGAGGAGATAATCCTGGCCCTCGGGGGCCTCATGGTGGGGCTTTGCGCGGGCTCCCAGTTCTGGGTTCCTGAGGGCGAGAAGGTGCTGCCCAGGAACCTCTGCCCCTTGATAAAGGCCGCCCTGGGAGCCAAGCTGTCCAAGACGTGCCCCTACTTCCAGTCGGTGGACCTGGTGGTGGCGGAGAACACCTGCGACGGCAAGAAGAAGGCCTGGGAGGAGATGGGCCGTCTGGTCCCCACCTACGTCATGGACCTTCCGAACCGCAAATCCCCGGAGGGTAAGGCCCTTTGGCGCTCCCAGGTAAGGGAGCTCATAGGGGAGCTGGAAGGCCGCTTCAACCGGAAGCTCACCCATGAGAAACTCCTGGAGGCCATCGAGAAGGTGGAGGCCAAGAGGCAGGCCCTTAGGGACCTTTACGAGACCCGCAAGGCGGACCCAGTTCCCATATCGGGGATAGACTCCCTGGTGGTGTCCCAGATAGCCTTCTACGACGACATAGGCAGGTTCACCTCCATGACCCGGCAGCTCGCCGATGAGTGCAGGGACCGGGTAAGCTCCGGCTTTGGGGTGTTCCCCAAGGGGACCAAGCGGGTGCTCTTGACCGGGAGCCCCATAGTGGTGCCCAACTGGAAGGTACATCACATCCTGGAGACCAGCGGGGCCGCGGTGGTGGTGGAGGAGAACTGCACCGGCACCAGGTACTTCAAAAGCTCCGTGGACACCTCCGCCAAGGACCTGGAGGGTCTCATAGACGCTCTGGCGGACCGCTACCTTGATGGCATAAACTGCGCCTGCTTCTCCCCCAACCAGGGCCGGCTGGACGACGTGGTGGAGCTGGCAAGGGAGTACCGTGTCCACGGGGTGATAGACGTTACCCTCAGCTTCTGCTCCACCTACCAGGTGGAGGAGGCATCCCTCAAGAGGCGCCTTAAGGAGGAGGGAATTCCGCTCCTTTGCCTTGAGACCGACTACGCCCCCGGCGACGAGGGACAGATCAGAACCAGGGTCGAGGCGTTCCTGGAGAGCCTTTAA
- a CDS encoding acyl-CoA dehydratase activase, translating to MSLALGVDAGSRFIKWVLLKDQALEDMGRISSEGTDLKSLPSRLPSAPTAGLTGYGRHLLKGIFDNCSVVSEISAHALGAVALAPGARFVLDVGGQDSKALEMDTRGRVLDFRVNDRCAAGTGRFLENMARVMGFGMVEMVREALEAQEAVEVSSMCAVFAESEVISLLNRGVPRGRVAKGMFQSLARRLEALGSFINPQGGSFAFTGGLSQLEGAPELMSTGRMRLNPVKDGAFAGALGAALTALRGVPVG from the coding sequence ATGTCCTTGGCCCTTGGGGTAGACGCGGGAAGCCGGTTCATAAAATGGGTGCTGCTCAAGGATCAGGCCCTGGAGGACATGGGAAGGATATCCTCCGAGGGGACGGACCTTAAGTCCCTGCCCTCCCGCCTTCCAAGCGCTCCAACAGCGGGGCTCACCGGCTACGGCCGGCACCTTCTGAAGGGGATTTTCGACAACTGTTCTGTGGTGTCCGAGATATCCGCCCACGCCCTGGGGGCCGTTGCCCTGGCCCCTGGGGCCCGGTTCGTGCTGGACGTGGGGGGCCAGGACAGCAAGGCCTTGGAGATGGATACACGGGGAAGAGTCTTGGACTTTCGGGTGAACGACCGCTGCGCCGCCGGCACCGGCCGTTTCCTTGAGAACATGGCAAGGGTCATGGGGTTCGGCATGGTGGAGATGGTACGGGAGGCCCTTGAGGCCCAGGAGGCCGTGGAGGTGAGCTCCATGTGCGCGGTCTTCGCGGAGAGCGAGGTCATATCCCTCTTAAACCGCGGAGTTCCAAGGGGCAGGGTGGCCAAGGGGATGTTCCAGTCCCTGGCCCGAAGGCTTGAGGCCCTTGGAAGTTTCATAAATCCCCAAGGGGGATCCTTCGCCTTCACCGGGGGGCTGTCCCAGCTGGAAGGCGCTCCGGAGCTCATGTCCACGGGGCGGATGCGCCTTAACCCCGTGAAGGATGGGGCCTTCGCCGGGGCGTTGGGGGCGGCGCTTACGGCCTTGAGGGGGGTGCCGGTTGGCTAG
- a CDS encoding DUF3343 domain-containing protein — MASLYCLFEGASEGMMLHKRLRELMVPHHVCPSPRHLTESCGIALKFDEAYLEQVALKAEELSLKVAVISEDGKRIR; from the coding sequence TTGGCTAGTTTGTACTGCCTGTTCGAAGGGGCCTCGGAGGGGATGATGCTTCACAAGCGCCTGCGGGAGCTCATGGTGCCCCACCACGTATGCCCCTCCCCAAGACATCTCACCGAGAGCTGCGGGATAGCCCTCAAGTTCGACGAGGCCTACCTTGAGCAGGTGGCCCTCAAGGCGGAGGAGCTCAGCCTTAAGGTGGCGGTCATATCGGAGGATGGGAAGCGTATAAGATGA
- the yedF gene encoding sulfurtransferase-like selenium metabolism protein YedF, with translation MKTEVACGMRIDARGRNCPQPVMMTKEAVDRGEVDLEVLVDNPVAAGNVTRFLEGKGYRVSRAEGPEGTLIRGEKALEGTGSHPVPSPAEVGAGCSCSAMDMGLLILSRTMGSESAELGEALMKAFLETMRQSGRVGVLALMNGGVFLALPESSACDTIREMEAQGTQVLVCGTCTKHFGITDRIAAGAVSNMFEITEQVFRMPKAVTIG, from the coding sequence TTGAAGACGGAGGTGGCATGTGGCATGAGGATAGACGCCAGGGGCAGGAACTGCCCCCAGCCGGTGATGATGACCAAAGAGGCGGTGGACCGGGGCGAGGTGGACCTGGAGGTCCTGGTGGACAACCCGGTGGCGGCGGGCAACGTTACCAGGTTCCTTGAGGGCAAGGGATACCGGGTCAGCAGGGCGGAAGGTCCAGAGGGTACCCTGATACGGGGCGAAAAGGCTTTGGAGGGGACGGGTTCCCACCCCGTCCCAAGCCCCGCGGAGGTGGGCGCGGGATGCTCGTGCTCCGCCATGGACATGGGGCTTCTCATCCTCTCCAGGACCATGGGGTCCGAGTCGGCGGAGCTGGGGGAGGCGCTGATGAAGGCCTTCCTTGAGACCATGAGGCAGTCCGGGCGGGTTGGGGTGCTGGCGTTGATGAACGGCGGCGTCTTCCTGGCCCTTCCGGAATCCTCCGCCTGCGACACCATAAGGGAGATGGAGGCCCAGGGAACCCAGGTGCTGGTCTGCGGAACCTGCACGAAGCACTTCGGAATCACCGACAGGATCGCGGCGGGCGCGGTTTCCAACATGTTCGAGATAACCGAGCAGGTGTTCCGCATGCCCAAGGCCGTGACCATAGGCTGA
- a CDS encoding aminotransferase class V-fold PLP-dependent enzyme, producing METRRVYLNNAATTWPKPLEVAEAMYRFMTQDGANLARGSASSRDLATMDMVLRCREELARFFGGCSNGDPRYVTFTSNVTEALNVVLKGYLKPGMTAVTTSMEHNAVIRPLRRLEELGVTVRVVRCGPDGTLPLEDFREALNGADLAVLCHGSNVCGTMQDLEAVAEACRRMSVPLVVDSAQTAGVEEISVSDLSIGALCFTGHKGLMGPQGIGGIVWSPSLAEACSTLVEGGTGSFSHQETQPSAMPDKFESGTPNLPGIAGLLGALGWLKSTGIEAIRAREAELKRLLLEGLKGIEGVETYGVTDPGKSLGVVALNHRSTDNGTLAMELSELGIETRPGLHCAPLAHRTLGTYPVGALRLSVGYFNTAEDVEAALWALREVLSRR from the coding sequence ATGGAAACCCGCAGGGTATACCTTAACAACGCCGCCACCACGTGGCCTAAGCCCCTTGAGGTGGCGGAGGCCATGTACCGGTTCATGACCCAGGACGGCGCGAACCTGGCCAGGGGGTCCGCTTCGTCAAGGGATCTTGCCACCATGGACATGGTCTTAAGATGCCGGGAGGAGCTGGCCCGGTTCTTCGGCGGCTGCTCCAACGGGGACCCCCGGTACGTGACCTTCACGTCCAACGTGACGGAGGCCCTTAACGTGGTCCTCAAGGGGTATCTCAAGCCCGGCATGACCGCGGTCACCACATCCATGGAGCACAACGCGGTGATACGCCCCTTAAGACGCCTTGAGGAGTTGGGCGTCACGGTGCGGGTGGTGAGGTGCGGCCCGGACGGCACGCTTCCGCTGGAGGACTTCAGGGAGGCCCTGAACGGGGCGGACCTTGCGGTGCTGTGCCACGGCAGCAACGTATGCGGGACAATGCAGGATCTGGAGGCGGTGGCGGAGGCCTGCCGGAGGATGTCGGTTCCATTGGTGGTGGACTCCGCCCAGACCGCGGGGGTTGAGGAGATATCCGTTTCGGACCTTTCCATAGGGGCTTTGTGTTTTACGGGCCACAAGGGGCTCATGGGACCTCAGGGGATAGGGGGCATAGTGTGGAGCCCCTCCCTGGCGGAGGCCTGTTCTACCCTGGTGGAAGGGGGCACCGGGAGCTTCTCCCACCAGGAGACACAGCCCTCCGCCATGCCGGACAAGTTCGAGTCAGGTACGCCGAACCTGCCGGGCATAGCGGGGCTTCTTGGGGCCTTGGGATGGCTGAAGTCCACGGGGATCGAGGCCATAAGGGCCAGGGAAGCGGAGCTGAAGAGGCTTCTGCTCGAAGGGCTCAAGGGCATCGAAGGCGTTGAGACCTACGGGGTCACCGACCCGGGTAAGTCCTTAGGGGTGGTGGCGCTGAACCACCGGTCCACGGACAACGGTACCCTTGCCATGGAGCTCTCGGAGCTGGGGATCGAGACCAGGCCGGGCCTTCACTGCGCCCCCTTGGCCCACAGGACGTTGGGCACCTACCCCGTGGGGGCCTTAAGGCTTTCGGTGGGCTACTTCAACACCGCCGAGGACGTCGAAGCGGCCCTGTGGGCCCTCAGGGAGGTACTAAGTCGGCGATAA